The window CTGAAAAAGTTTAAACCTTGATTTTTTTTTTTTAGGAGTTCAAGCGAGGCTTTTCAGCGGCTATTATAATTCTAAAAAATATATAATATAACATTTGATAATACTAAGTAAACCGATTTAGAAAACGTTCTGAATGTTATTTAAAAAGCGTAATTTTTTTAGAGAAGGCTCTTTGCCGGTTGGATGAAACCGATGGGAACAGGGCGTTGGTTTTGCCGGTAATATAGTAGGCTGTAAGTCCAGCCCATTCAGTTGTGGCGACAACCAGTCTTTCCAGATTTCCGGAAAAGTTAAGGCCTGGATATATTCGTTTGTCTGGCCGGGTAAAATGATCCACAGGATAGGGGATCACGGGCCAGTTCAGTTGACTAAATACTCCGACAGACCGGGGGATGTGCGCGGCTGTGGTCAGAAGCACCCAGATTTGTCCTGGTTCAGGATGAACCAAGGCTTTTGAAAACAATCCGTTTTCATAGGTATTTCTAGATTTATCCTCAAATACCATTTTTGAGATATCCAGCCCTAAGATATCCAGCCCTAAAAACACCTGCCGTGCTGTGTTTGCATCTTTCCAGTCCTGGTGCATGGAGTTTCCGGATCCGCCGGTAAAAAGATGTATCGCATCCGGATATGCTCTGATAAGGCGAGCAAATCCGATATACCGATCAGCAGAATTTTTTGTTTCGGGTTGATGCCACATCTGGGTAAGAAGGTTGTTTTCCGCCCCTCCAAGCATGATAATGCCGTCTACTTTTTCCGGCAGAGCCGGGTTTGTGGGAAATCTATGTTCCAGGGGAACCAAAAGCATGGTTCCTAAAGGAATCACAGTTATTATGATCATTGCCAGCACCACACATGTGAGCAAAATTTTTGCCTTTTGCACGGCCCCTGAAAACCAGAGCAGCATCCCCATAACTGCAAAAATAACCAATAGAAAATCCGGCCTGATGATGGTCCAGGTCAACTTAGATACCCAGAAAAACAGTGATTCTCCCATACTCAGGCACTCCAGAGGGCATTCAATGTCATTAACTTAAGAGTGTTTTTAACAAATCTAACAATGCTGGCACGGAACCTGAGCTTCCAACATCTGTTCCGGGTTGATCGGATTTCTTCAAGAAATCATCAATTTCGATCAATTTATCAAGCAACATCGCCAAAGTCCAACCGA is drawn from uncultured Desulfobacter sp. and contains these coding sequences:
- a CDS encoding YdcF family protein, giving the protein MGESLFFWVSKLTWTIIRPDFLLVIFAVMGMLLWFSGAVQKAKILLTCVVLAMIIITVIPLGTMLLVPLEHRFPTNPALPEKVDGIIMLGGAENNLLTQMWHQPETKNSADRYIGFARLIRAYPDAIHLFTGGSGNSMHQDWKDANTARQVFLGLDILGLDISKMVFEDKSRNTYENGLFSKALVHPEPGQIWVLLTTAAHIPRSVGVFSQLNWPVIPYPVDHFTRPDKRIYPGLNFSGNLERLVVATTEWAGLTAYYITGKTNALFPSVSSNRQRAFSKKITLFK